The Paenibacillus sp. BIC5C1 DNA segment TTACCTCTTCTTCCTTGGTTCCAACCTCTCCAGATCCTGCCGTTTACCCGTCTGATGCCAATACAAGTAAGGATCACCAAGCTGTTGGAAAGCCTTCTCAACACTTTGGGTCAATTCTTGTGTCACTGCGTTTGTGTAATTCAAGTGTGTCTGTTTATTATCCACACCATATCGTTTCAGCAATTCCACATGCGCCGCCGTAAAAATGATATCCTCCAGCAGCCAGTAAATTACT contains these protein-coding regions:
- a CDS encoding Imm63 family immunity protein, with translation MPNILSKPDIAKTLFQLLEQTSFGRQQTENYINRLFESFKWEGVPYVESEDDAYIVRIYERGMVMLEKRMKETEEVIYWLLEDIIFTAAHVELLKRYGVDNKQTHLNYTNAVTQELTQSVEKAFQQLGDPYLYWHQTGKRQDLERLEPRKKR